A region from the Sutcliffiella horikoshii genome encodes:
- the sirA gene encoding sporulation inhibitor of replication protein SirA: MREYMIYLIEEEVAKHYSGNELKLFQLFQQYEQEEPLRSIIKRQVDYVTLPVPTFPLQQSLEQALKNKEGYKRVAYQHKIEKEDSTAKLSIFEKYLKLSSTGSFEAEAIFFEIIRKQAPYFLAIDATSNRYGWLQPIKQRKFV; encoded by the coding sequence TTGCGCGAATATATGATTTATCTGATAGAGGAAGAAGTAGCTAAACATTACTCAGGTAATGAGTTAAAACTTTTCCAGCTTTTTCAGCAATACGAACAAGAGGAACCACTTCGTTCAATTATTAAACGGCAAGTGGATTATGTTACGTTACCAGTCCCGACCTTCCCACTTCAACAATCATTAGAGCAGGCCTTAAAGAATAAGGAAGGTTACAAACGAGTAGCCTATCAGCATAAAATAGAGAAAGAAGATTCCACAGCGAAGCTATCCATTTTCGAAAAGTACTTAAAGCTTTCTTCGACGGGATCATTTGAAGCAGAGGCAATCTTCTTCGAAATTATACGTAAACAAGCACCATACTTCCTTGCGATAGACGCTACCTCGAATCGCTATGGCTGGCTCCAACCAATCAAACAGAGAAAATTTGTTTAA
- a CDS encoding YneF family protein — translation METWIWILIVVLALIAGVALGFFIARKYMMTYLKKNPPINEQMLRVMMMQMGMKPSQKKINQMMSAMNKQMK, via the coding sequence ATGGAAACATGGATTTGGATTCTTATTGTAGTTCTAGCATTGATTGCTGGGGTTGCACTAGGATTTTTCATCGCTCGTAAGTACATGATGACTTACTTAAAGAAAAATCCACCAATTAATGAGCAAATGCTTCGCGTGATGATGATGCAAATGGGAATGAAACCATCCCAAAAGAAAATTAATCAGATGATGTCTGCGATGAATAAGCAAATGAAATAA
- a CDS encoding ABC transporter transmembrane domain-containing protein has translation MSIFKDLWWFFKQERRSYIPGVLLLAFVAFLEMIPPRIVGMTVDHIVEGTLTRETILTLMLVLLGTAIIVYILRYLWRIMIFGPAVRLARLLRNNLYEHFTKMSAGFYQRRRVGDLMAHSTNDLQAIQQTAGAGVLTLVDSLMTGGFVLIAMAATISWKLTLICLIPLPIMAIATNYYGTLLHKTFHKAQAAFSSLNDKVQESVNGIKVVKTFGQEKEEIVEFEKQAEDVVKKNVTVAKIDSLFDPTIGLVIGVSFFLAIAFGSRYVMTGELTIGELIAFTTYLGLLIWPMLAFGWLFNIVERGRASYDRVTALMKEEVDIKDTEGAIETVPTGDIVYNVQTFTYPTEEEALLKDIHVHLKQGQTLGVVGKTGSGKTTLLKMLIREFDGIHGDILIGETSIKNYTLEALRKAIGYVPQDHFLFSATIADNIAFAVPDAKFEEIIQAAKLANIHEDIIQFTDGYQTMVGERGVSLSGGQKQRLSIARALLMDPEILILDDSLSAVDAKTEESILHALKENRQGKTTIITSHRLSAIQHAQTIIVLENGHIVQKGTHGKLMDEDGWYKEMYHRQALESLVEHGG, from the coding sequence ATGAGTATTTTTAAGGACCTTTGGTGGTTTTTTAAACAAGAAAGAAGGTCATACATTCCTGGGGTGCTGCTGCTTGCATTTGTAGCGTTCCTTGAAATGATTCCACCAAGAATAGTAGGAATGACGGTCGATCATATTGTAGAAGGTACCCTTACGAGGGAAACCATCCTTACACTAATGCTTGTACTCCTTGGTACAGCTATCATCGTCTACATATTACGGTATCTTTGGAGAATCATGATTTTTGGCCCGGCGGTGAGGCTGGCCAGATTACTCCGTAACAATTTATATGAGCATTTTACAAAAATGTCCGCCGGTTTTTATCAACGGAGACGTGTTGGGGATTTAATGGCACATTCTACGAATGATCTCCAAGCAATCCAACAGACTGCGGGAGCGGGGGTTTTAACTCTTGTTGATTCCCTAATGACTGGAGGGTTTGTTCTAATCGCCATGGCAGCAACAATCAGTTGGAAATTGACATTGATTTGTCTTATTCCATTGCCAATCATGGCTATTGCAACAAACTACTACGGTACACTGCTTCACAAAACATTTCATAAAGCACAAGCAGCCTTTTCATCCTTAAATGATAAAGTACAAGAAAGTGTTAATGGAATAAAAGTGGTCAAAACCTTCGGGCAGGAAAAAGAGGAAATAGTTGAGTTTGAAAAACAGGCAGAAGATGTGGTGAAAAAGAATGTGACAGTGGCAAAAATAGACTCCCTTTTTGACCCTACTATTGGCTTGGTTATTGGTGTCTCCTTTTTCCTTGCAATCGCTTTTGGCTCTAGATATGTCATGACAGGAGAACTGACGATTGGGGAATTGATTGCATTCACTACCTATCTCGGTCTATTGATCTGGCCAATGCTTGCATTTGGTTGGCTCTTCAACATTGTAGAACGCGGTAGGGCTTCTTACGACCGTGTAACAGCACTGATGAAAGAGGAAGTAGATATAAAAGATACAGAAGGAGCAATCGAAACAGTTCCGACAGGTGATATTGTATACAATGTCCAAACCTTTACCTATCCAACAGAGGAAGAAGCTTTGCTAAAAGATATTCATGTACATTTAAAACAAGGGCAGACACTAGGTGTGGTCGGAAAGACAGGTAGTGGAAAGACCACATTACTGAAAATGCTGATAAGGGAATTTGATGGCATTCATGGAGATATCCTGATTGGTGAAACATCAATAAAAAATTACACGTTAGAAGCTTTGCGAAAAGCAATCGGATATGTACCTCAGGATCATTTCCTTTTCTCTGCCACCATTGCTGATAATATTGCTTTCGCAGTACCAGATGCGAAATTTGAAGAAATCATTCAAGCGGCCAAACTCGCAAACATCCATGAGGATATTATTCAATTTACGGACGGTTATCAGACAATGGTTGGAGAGCGTGGGGTTTCCTTGTCGGGCGGGCAAAAGCAACGTTTATCCATTGCTAGAGCTTTGTTAATGGATCCGGAAATTTTAATATTGGACGATTCACTTTCCGCGGTGGATGCAAAGACAGAGGAAAGCATCCTGCATGCTCTAAAGGAAAATCGTCAAGGGAAAACAACGATTATTACCTCTCATCGATTAAGTGCCATCCAGCATGCACAAACAATTATCGTTTTGGAAAATGGGCACATCGTGCAGAAGGGTACACATGGGAAGCTGATGGATGAGGATGGTTGGTATAAGGAAATGTACCACCGGCAGGCTTTAGAATCCCTTGTGGAGCATGGGGGTTAA
- a CDS encoding ABC transporter ATP-binding protein, which yields MNNQTITAKEQRQVLKRLLGYAKPHTRQFIFAFSLLVLATIGEIVGPLIIKVFIDDYLTPQVMETGPIVTLASLYIGILIAKVIITYFQLLKFQEISLKIIQELRIDIFAKVQKLGLKFFDKTPGGSIVSRVTNDTEAIKDMFVSVISTFVQNGVFLIGIFIAMFLLNVQLAIFCLLIIPIILAIMATYRHFSSRFYADMRERLSQLNAKLNESLQGMSIIQVFRQEKRLRKEFAEINEAHYQAGVKNIKLDGLLLRPAIDFVYVLSLILVLSYFGISSIGNVIEIGVLYAFVNYLGRFFEPVNQMMMRLSMYQQAIVSASRVFQLLDEKELAPTAEQSLSSPSITSGEIEFKNVTFSYDGKRDVLKNISFTAKPGETVALVGHTGSGKSSIINLLMRFYQIEKGEILIDGFPLKYFEDQELRENMGLVLQDPFLFYGTINHNIRLHDPSISDQEIKAAAEFVQADTFIKKLPNQYEQLVVERGATFSSGQRQLVAFARTIATKPKILVLDEATANIDTETEEAIQTALEKMRKGRTTIAIAHRLSTIQDADQILVLHQGEIVERGTHQELLNVEGLYYKMYLLQNGNPEKVEDAVIHP from the coding sequence ATGAACAATCAGACCATTACAGCAAAAGAGCAAAGACAGGTATTAAAGAGATTATTGGGGTATGCCAAACCGCATACGCGACAATTCATATTTGCATTCAGCTTACTCGTCCTTGCGACTATCGGGGAAATAGTGGGACCTTTAATCATCAAAGTGTTCATTGATGATTATTTAACACCACAAGTGATGGAAACGGGTCCTATTGTTACCCTTGCCTCTCTTTATATCGGAATATTGATTGCAAAAGTGATCATTACTTATTTTCAACTGTTAAAATTTCAGGAGATATCATTAAAGATTATACAAGAACTGCGGATTGACATTTTTGCGAAGGTACAAAAACTAGGATTGAAGTTTTTTGATAAAACCCCTGGAGGCAGCATCGTTTCAAGAGTCACTAATGATACTGAAGCGATCAAAGACATGTTTGTAAGTGTTATCTCAACATTCGTTCAAAATGGAGTTTTCTTGATTGGTATCTTCATTGCGATGTTTCTTTTGAATGTTCAACTGGCTATCTTCTGCTTGCTTATCATTCCGATCATTTTGGCGATAATGGCGACGTACCGACATTTCAGCTCCAGATTTTATGCAGATATGAGGGAAAGACTCAGTCAGTTGAATGCCAAACTGAATGAATCCTTACAAGGGATGTCTATCATTCAAGTATTCAGACAAGAGAAGCGCCTTCGCAAGGAATTTGCAGAAATTAATGAAGCGCACTACCAGGCTGGAGTGAAAAATATTAAGCTTGACGGGCTCTTGCTTCGCCCAGCTATTGATTTTGTCTATGTACTTTCGTTAATTTTGGTATTGAGTTATTTTGGAATATCATCGATTGGTAACGTAATAGAAATAGGTGTCCTTTATGCATTTGTCAATTACTTGGGGAGATTCTTTGAACCAGTGAATCAAATGATGATGAGGCTGTCTATGTACCAACAGGCTATTGTCTCCGCCTCAAGGGTCTTCCAACTACTTGATGAAAAGGAATTAGCACCAACAGCGGAGCAGTCACTCAGCTCACCTTCCATTACATCAGGGGAAATTGAATTTAAGAACGTAACTTTTTCTTATGATGGAAAACGTGATGTATTAAAGAATATATCTTTTACAGCAAAACCGGGTGAAACAGTAGCGTTGGTTGGTCACACTGGAAGCGGAAAAAGTTCCATTATCAATCTTTTAATGAGGTTCTATCAAATTGAAAAAGGGGAAATACTTATTGATGGGTTCCCGCTGAAGTATTTTGAAGATCAGGAACTTCGTGAAAATATGGGCCTAGTACTCCAAGACCCATTCCTTTTCTATGGTACAATCAATCATAATATCCGCTTGCATGATCCGTCCATATCAGATCAAGAGATAAAAGCAGCGGCCGAATTTGTTCAGGCGGACACTTTTATTAAGAAATTACCTAACCAATATGAGCAGTTAGTAGTCGAAAGAGGAGCGACCTTCTCTAGTGGTCAAAGGCAGCTGGTGGCATTTGCGAGGACGATCGCAACAAAACCTAAGATTCTGGTTCTTGATGAGGCAACGGCAAACATTGATACCGAAACAGAGGAAGCAATCCAGACAGCTCTTGAAAAAATGAGAAAAGGACGAACGACCATCGCGATTGCCCATCGACTTTCTACAATCCAAGACGCCGATCAAATTCTAGTTTTGCATCAAGGGGAAATTGTCGAGAGGGGAACACATCAAGAATTATTGAATGTAGAAGGTTTGTATTACAAAATGTATCTTCTTCAAAACGGTAATCCTGAAAAGGTGGAAGATGCGGTGATTCACCCTTAA
- a CDS encoding alpha/beta hydrolase, with the protein MFTFAIAKLLRLLPNKAIKTPMIPLQDVKMKKDMIIETSVCRTKISFYYPLKENQKKYPVYINFHGGAFIMNEKEMDDPYCRFLSNQAGCVILNVDYAKAPEYPFPKPIQQGYDIIQWLKREADELNIDAEKIILGGQSSGANIAAALCLYLEEKGDNQPLLQVLSCPMLDFVTSHADKPEPDRWRARYPQVANFINMCYLPDNEQARNPLASPIHAEVNDRLASALMIVAEYDAFRPEAECYAEKLKASGVNVQYRLYKDCYHAFTHLGPKEKAEEAWSLIAREIKVVAES; encoded by the coding sequence ATGTTCACTTTTGCTATTGCGAAATTACTACGCCTCCTCCCTAATAAAGCTATAAAAACGCCGATGATTCCTTTGCAAGATGTGAAAATGAAAAAAGATATGATAATTGAAACATCTGTTTGCCGCACTAAAATATCTTTCTATTATCCATTGAAAGAGAATCAGAAGAAATACCCTGTCTACATTAACTTCCATGGTGGAGCATTTATTATGAATGAAAAGGAAATGGATGATCCTTATTGTCGTTTCCTTTCTAATCAGGCAGGGTGCGTTATTCTTAATGTTGATTATGCAAAGGCACCGGAGTACCCGTTTCCGAAACCGATTCAACAGGGTTATGACATTATTCAATGGCTGAAAAGAGAAGCAGATGAGTTGAATATTGATGCAGAAAAAATCATCCTTGGTGGACAAAGTTCAGGTGCAAATATCGCAGCTGCGCTCTGTCTTTACCTTGAAGAGAAAGGGGACAATCAGCCACTACTTCAAGTCCTATCTTGTCCGATGCTGGATTTTGTCACCTCGCACGCAGATAAACCAGAACCTGATAGGTGGCGTGCTCGATATCCTCAAGTAGCAAATTTTATAAATATGTGTTATTTACCTGATAATGAACAAGCCCGCAATCCTCTTGCATCCCCTATTCATGCAGAGGTTAACGACCGCTTAGCTTCTGCGCTTATGATCGTTGCCGAGTACGACGCATTTAGACCAGAAGCTGAATGTTATGCGGAGAAATTAAAAGCATCAGGGGTAAACGTTCAATATAGGTTATACAAAGACTGTTACCATGCGTTTACCCATCTAGGCCCAAAGGAAAAGGCGGAAGAGGCCTGGTCGTTGATAGCAAGGGAAATCAAAGTAGTAGCCGAATCCTAA
- a CDS encoding aspartyl-phosphate phosphatase Spo0E family protein — MATKHELIELIEKKRTELIDIVAKYGMSSSKTLKLSQELDTLLNKYNHIIVPK, encoded by the coding sequence TTGGCTACTAAACACGAACTAATAGAACTAATTGAAAAAAAGCGAACCGAACTAATTGATATTGTCGCAAAGTATGGAATGTCCTCTTCTAAAACACTAAAGCTCAGCCAGGAACTGGATACTCTACTAAACAAGTATAACCATATCATTGTACCTAAATAA
- a CDS encoding cytochrome c biogenesis protein CcdA, translated as MSADVTLFLAFGAGFLSFISPCTLPIYPAFLSYITGVSVGELKDDKGMFRSRSILHTVFFLLGFSIIFIWLGFSASFLGQIFVQYNDLIRQIGAILIIFFGLVILGVFQPKFLMTDKKMTFKNRPTGYIGTVLIGMAFAAGWTPCTGPILVSVMALAAANPGSGVMYMTAYVLGFAIPFFILSFFIGKLSWIRRNHVPIMKVGGYIMIFMGILLFFDWLTKIIVWLTAITGGFKGF; from the coding sequence ATGTCTGCAGATGTTACGCTGTTTTTAGCGTTTGGAGCGGGGTTTTTATCGTTCATCTCCCCTTGTACGCTTCCAATTTATCCTGCGTTTCTTTCCTATATAACCGGTGTTTCGGTAGGGGAATTGAAAGATGATAAAGGGATGTTTCGTAGTAGAAGTATTTTACATACAGTATTTTTCTTGCTAGGGTTTTCTATTATTTTTATTTGGTTGGGCTTCAGCGCATCGTTTCTTGGCCAAATTTTTGTACAGTATAATGATTTAATACGCCAGATCGGTGCGATATTGATCATCTTTTTTGGACTAGTCATTCTTGGAGTTTTCCAACCGAAATTCTTAATGACCGATAAAAAAATGACTTTTAAGAATAGACCCACCGGTTATATTGGAACTGTATTAATCGGAATGGCTTTTGCCGCTGGATGGACACCGTGTACGGGACCAATCCTTGTTTCTGTCATGGCATTGGCCGCAGCAAACCCTGGTTCTGGAGTCATGTACATGACTGCGTATGTTCTTGGATTCGCCATCCCATTTTTCATCCTTTCTTTTTTCATTGGAAAATTATCATGGATCAGACGCAACCATGTGCCAATCATGAAGGTTGGAGGATATATTATGATTTTCATGGGGATCCTTCTTTTCTTTGATTGGTTAACAAAAATAATTGTTTGGCTGACTGCTATTACTGGAGGATTCAAAGGATTTTAA
- a CDS encoding response regulator: MANVLVVDDAKFMRLTIGNILTKSNHTVIGEAENGKDAVSLYRDHQPDLVTMDITMPEMNGIEAVREIVKEYPKAKIIMCSAMGQQRLIVEAIEAGAKDFIVKPFDEGRVLEAVKRVLG, from the coding sequence GTGGCTAACGTTTTAGTAGTGGATGATGCAAAGTTTATGAGACTAACAATTGGGAACATTTTAACTAAATCCAACCACACTGTTATCGGTGAAGCAGAGAATGGAAAAGATGCGGTTTCACTCTATCGAGATCATCAGCCTGATCTAGTAACGATGGATATTACCATGCCTGAAATGAACGGTATTGAAGCAGTTCGTGAAATAGTGAAAGAGTATCCAAAAGCTAAAATTATCATGTGCTCAGCCATGGGGCAGCAGCGCCTGATTGTGGAAGCGATTGAAGCAGGGGCCAAAGATTTCATTGTCAAGCCATTTGATGAAGGCAGGGTTTTGGAAGCTGTTAAGAGAGTTTTAGGGTAA
- a CDS encoding CcdC family protein, translating to MINVYTVLSTIFAVCMALLVLFIRMKAAKKPSSVKKIVLPPIFMSTGALMFLFPEFRVSSFQILEALTVGAIFSIFLIKTSKFEMKDNDIYLKRSKAFVFILLGLLAIRVVMKLVLSTQIDIGELTGMFWLLAFGMIVPWRIAMYIKYKKIESGSIPPTIKTSV from the coding sequence ATGATTAATGTGTATACAGTACTATCTACGATTTTCGCAGTATGTATGGCACTTCTGGTATTATTTATCAGAATGAAGGCTGCGAAAAAACCTTCATCAGTGAAGAAAATTGTATTACCTCCCATTTTCATGAGTACCGGGGCATTGATGTTCTTATTCCCCGAATTTCGGGTCTCCTCGTTTCAAATACTGGAAGCTCTGACAGTTGGAGCGATATTTTCCATATTCCTGATTAAAACATCCAAATTTGAGATGAAGGATAATGATATATACTTAAAACGTTCGAAGGCGTTTGTCTTCATATTGCTTGGATTATTGGCGATTAGAGTTGTCATGAAGCTGGTACTAAGTACACAGATTGATATTGGTGAACTGACAGGGATGTTTTGGCTGCTCGCTTTCGGCATGATTGTACCATGGAGAATTGCGATGTATATCAAATATAAGAAGATAGAGAGTGGTTCCATTCCACCAACGATAAAAACCTCGGTATAA
- a CDS encoding DUF2621 domain-containing protein yields the protein MLTGWFLWLILFWVVAMVGLLAIGGFFMFRKFLKRMPKEDGKSELDWQDFYLEKTRHLWPDDLKQLLEELVSPVPELFRDIARQKIAGKIGEIAYKERAKEITREHVIRGYILATPKRDHKFLIKKLEHLKIDHTPYQHLF from the coding sequence ATGTTAACCGGATGGTTTTTATGGTTAATTTTATTTTGGGTCGTGGCAATGGTTGGATTATTGGCCATTGGCGGATTCTTTATGTTTCGTAAATTTCTTAAAAGGATGCCTAAAGAAGATGGCAAATCGGAATTGGATTGGCAGGACTTCTATTTAGAAAAAACCCGTCACCTCTGGCCCGATGATTTGAAACAGCTATTAGAAGAGCTAGTTTCACCTGTACCGGAACTTTTCCGTGATATTGCGAGACAAAAAATCGCAGGAAAAATTGGCGAAATTGCCTATAAAGAAAGAGCGAAGGAAATAACAAGAGAACATGTCATACGTGGATATATTCTCGCTACACCTAAACGGGATCACAAGTTCCTGATAAAGAAATTGGAACACCTTAAGATTGATCACACCCCGTATCAACACCTATTTTAA
- a CDS encoding ATP-binding protein: MKKIGAVIGSMGKTEILSQRVCPKCNREVKRVRMQIIGGENKGQWQEYENECDCRLAAETMQAEKRRKHKYFEQFCIIPRELEDATLENFKVEYSSQGEALASTIDFFDQFTGKENLYYFGRTGRGKTHLAVGLYKYFKDNNITAMFFDVPKLMDTIVASWDNDSGYSESKFMKAIAEVDVLILDDLGVERVSEWVDQTIYSILNQRQGKSIVFTSNIHPGDLTKRYGERIADRIKNKMSQNQLISIVTPESHRTKDLTMYKD; encoded by the coding sequence ATGAAAAAGATTGGTGCCGTAATAGGCAGCATGGGGAAAACCGAAATACTTTCCCAAAGAGTCTGCCCTAAATGTAATAGAGAAGTAAAACGCGTTCGAATGCAAATCATCGGTGGAGAAAATAAAGGTCAATGGCAAGAATATGAAAATGAATGTGATTGTCGATTGGCTGCAGAGACAATGCAAGCAGAAAAACGTAGAAAACATAAGTACTTTGAACAGTTTTGTATCATTCCGCGGGAGCTTGAGGATGCTACTCTCGAGAACTTTAAAGTGGAATATTCCAGCCAAGGTGAGGCACTGGCAAGCACAATAGACTTTTTTGACCAGTTCACCGGAAAAGAAAATTTATACTATTTTGGCCGAACAGGCAGAGGTAAAACACATTTAGCAGTAGGATTGTATAAATACTTCAAGGATAATAATATTACCGCGATGTTTTTTGATGTGCCGAAACTGATGGATACCATCGTTGCTTCTTGGGATAATGATTCAGGTTATTCGGAGAGTAAGTTTATGAAGGCCATCGCGGAAGTGGATGTTCTTATTCTTGATGACCTTGGAGTAGAGAGGGTAAGTGAGTGGGTGGATCAGACCATTTATTCCATCTTGAACCAAAGGCAAGGAAAGAGTATCGTGTTTACATCTAATATCCATCCAGGGGATTTGACGAAACGGTATGGAGAACGGATTGCGGATCGTATAAAAAATAAAATGAGTCAAAATCAGTTGATTTCTATTGTGACTCCGGAGAGTCATAGAACTAAAGATTTAACGATGTATAAAGATTAA
- a CDS encoding AAA family ATPase has product MKQIQHLKQEMSKVIIGKDDVVELLFISLLNKGHVLLESVPGTGKTMLAKSFAKTMDASFKRIQFTPDVLPSDVTGIQFFNPKEQNFELRPGPIMTNILLADEINRATPRTQSSLLEVMEERQVTIDGETLSIPGPFMVLATQNPIESQQGTFPLPEAQMDRFFIQIDLGYPTKEEEKEIMNKYRLGEPIKQMTSFFSKEEVMELQEQVKQVKVSSVVEDYILEIVQMTRNHEEIELGVSPRGTLALMRAAQGAAFVNGREYVTPEDVKKMAPYVLSHRLVLTMEGSLKKTNKQVVTEVLARVVVPVEATL; this is encoded by the coding sequence TTGAAACAAATACAACATTTAAAGCAAGAAATGTCTAAAGTAATTATCGGAAAAGACGATGTAGTAGAACTGTTATTTATCTCGTTACTTAATAAAGGGCATGTGTTGTTAGAAAGTGTTCCAGGAACGGGTAAAACTATGTTGGCAAAAAGTTTTGCCAAGACAATGGATGCAAGCTTCAAGAGAATTCAATTTACTCCTGATGTGCTGCCAAGTGATGTAACAGGGATTCAGTTTTTTAATCCGAAGGAACAAAATTTTGAATTAAGACCCGGACCAATCATGACAAATATTCTGTTGGCGGATGAGATTAACCGTGCCACTCCAAGAACACAATCAAGTTTACTTGAGGTAATGGAGGAACGACAAGTAACCATTGATGGGGAAACATTATCTATTCCAGGACCATTCATGGTGCTTGCAACACAGAATCCAATTGAATCTCAGCAAGGGACGTTTCCTTTGCCGGAAGCACAGATGGACCGGTTCTTTATTCAAATAGATTTAGGGTATCCAACGAAGGAAGAAGAGAAGGAAATCATGAATAAATATCGGTTAGGCGAGCCGATTAAACAAATGACATCCTTCTTTAGCAAAGAAGAAGTCATGGAATTGCAGGAACAGGTCAAACAGGTGAAAGTATCTTCTGTAGTAGAGGATTACATACTTGAAATTGTCCAGATGACAAGAAATCATGAGGAAATAGAGCTAGGGGTAAGTCCTCGTGGGACATTGGCGTTGATGCGTGCGGCACAAGGGGCAGCATTTGTGAATGGACGAGAATACGTTACACCCGAAGATGTAAAGAAAATGGCTCCATATGTGTTAAGTCACCGATTAGTACTTACGATGGAAGGGTCGCTGAAGAAGACAAATAAACAAGTTGTAACAGAAGTGTTGGCAAGAGTTGTGGTGCCTGTGGAGGCGACATTATAG
- a CDS encoding DUF58 domain-containing protein codes for MTRWNQQVDNLTHHIYFRACAFVIIAIGFFTGHPILFFMGSLYFVYFVVSYYYLANVGKKLKLTIVDGQVKVFPGETGIIKLKIEQPSRLPVFSGRIQLVADNNIEFQNGDRRTRISQISLPFSLMGKSELVIDIPFTAVERGVAKLHHIELQISHFIDFGKVYLQKNDLTKFEALVYSEQVPVTGLERIMPRNQGTYPTRSSLFEDVSTIIGTRDYAAGDSFNRIHWKASAKVTALQTKMYEKTSQFSWLIVFDIRSGNLEERIKGITHLLHHATKFNIPYSLLVNIKRVGTPSYFELPYGEGKRHLQTALTMLARLQGNSVSIGMTTFERITFQHAAHVPYVILCGEEERLRGWRMPTGTNVNLLDVKDDSCTLIPWRSEARKEAVNG; via the coding sequence ATGACTAGGTGGAATCAACAAGTAGATAACCTGACTCACCATATTTATTTCCGGGCATGCGCATTTGTCATTATTGCCATCGGCTTCTTTACAGGACATCCCATTTTATTTTTTATGGGTAGCTTGTATTTTGTATATTTCGTTGTTTCTTACTATTATTTAGCCAATGTAGGAAAGAAACTTAAGCTTACAATTGTAGACGGGCAAGTGAAAGTTTTTCCCGGAGAAACAGGGATCATCAAACTAAAGATCGAACAACCATCCAGGTTGCCTGTTTTCTCAGGACGGATCCAACTTGTTGCAGATAATAACATTGAGTTTCAAAACGGAGACAGGAGAACGCGGATCAGCCAAATAAGTCTGCCGTTTTCTTTAATGGGTAAAAGTGAATTAGTCATTGACATTCCTTTTACTGCAGTAGAACGAGGAGTGGCTAAATTACATCATATTGAGTTGCAAATCTCACATTTTATTGATTTTGGGAAAGTGTATTTGCAAAAGAACGATCTAACGAAATTTGAAGCGCTGGTTTACTCAGAGCAGGTTCCAGTAACCGGTCTTGAAAGAATCATGCCAAGGAATCAGGGCACCTATCCAACTCGGTCGTCTCTTTTTGAAGATGTTAGCACGATTATAGGGACCCGTGATTATGCAGCCGGGGATTCATTTAATAGAATTCATTGGAAAGCTTCTGCAAAAGTCACAGCCCTCCAAACAAAAATGTATGAAAAGACTTCTCAATTTTCCTGGTTAATTGTTTTTGATATAAGATCCGGTAATTTAGAAGAGAGAATCAAGGGGATTACCCATTTGTTACATCATGCGACCAAATTCAACATCCCGTATTCCTTACTTGTCAACATTAAAAGGGTGGGCACACCAAGTTATTTTGAACTGCCTTACGGGGAAGGGAAACGCCATCTGCAAACTGCGTTGACTATGTTGGCTAGATTGCAAGGAAACAGTGTGTCGATTGGCATGACTACTTTTGAAAGAATAACCTTTCAACATGCTGCACATGTCCCATATGTGATTCTTTGCGGCGAGGAAGAGCGTTTGCGGGGGTGGAGGATGCCTACTGGGACTAATGTGAACCTCCTTGATGTGAAAGATGATAGTTGTACGTTAATACCATGGCGTTCAGAAGCAAGGAAGGAGGCTGTAAATGGGTAA